A single Clostridium sp. AN503 DNA region contains:
- a CDS encoding undecaprenyl-phosphate glucose phosphotransferase, translating into MIKDNQTRFNRLHVLLDALVIAAAYVFSWFVTLKSGWFGTVGVLPTWFYMRALFIIVPVYLLLYAIFHLFTPKRVQGRRLEFANICKANIIGLFLLGTVLYLGRKNPYLEHFSAKLVVGFFLTNITAETLERNLIRMMLRSMRAKGYNQKHVLLIGYSRAAEHYIDRVLANPEWGYQIRGILDDHMQRGEDYRGVRIIGPITNLKTILSLNVLDEIAITLSIKEYGCLEQLVAECEKSGVHTKFIPDYNNIIPTKPYTEDLLGLPVINIRRVPLNDMLNATIKRVVDIFGAVVALVLFSPFMVLTAVIIKLTSPGPLIYKQERVGLHNRPFKMYKFRSMEVQEPHKEKGQWTTPNDPRVTPIGKFIRRTSIDEMPQLFNVLVGDMSLVGPRPERPFFVERFKEEIPRYMIKHQVRPGMTGWAQVNGYRGDTSITKRIEHDLYYIENWTLGFDFKILFLTFFKGFINKNAY; encoded by the coding sequence ATGATAAAAGATAACCAAACGAGATTTAACCGCCTGCATGTGCTGCTTGATGCGCTGGTGATCGCGGCGGCGTATGTCTTTAGCTGGTTTGTAACGTTAAAAAGCGGCTGGTTCGGCACTGTGGGCGTGCTCCCTACCTGGTTTTACATGCGGGCGTTGTTTATCATCGTGCCGGTATACCTGCTCTTATATGCCATATTCCATCTGTTTACCCCCAAGCGGGTGCAGGGCCGGAGGCTGGAGTTCGCCAATATCTGCAAGGCGAACATCATTGGCCTGTTCCTGCTTGGCACTGTGCTTTATCTGGGGAGGAAGAATCCGTATCTGGAGCATTTCTCTGCAAAACTGGTAGTGGGCTTCTTCCTGACTAATATTACGGCGGAGACCCTGGAGCGGAACCTGATCCGCATGATGCTGCGTTCCATGCGCGCCAAAGGCTACAACCAGAAGCATGTGCTTCTGATCGGATACAGCCGGGCGGCAGAGCATTACATCGACCGGGTCCTGGCAAATCCAGAGTGGGGCTATCAGATCCGGGGGATTCTGGACGACCATATGCAGCGCGGTGAGGATTACCGGGGAGTCCGCATCATCGGACCGATCACCAATTTAAAGACGATCTTGAGCCTGAATGTGCTGGATGAGATAGCTATAACCCTCAGCATCAAAGAATACGGCTGCTTGGAGCAGCTGGTAGCAGAATGCGAAAAATCCGGCGTGCATACCAAATTCATACCGGATTACAATAATATCATACCGACGAAACCCTATACAGAGGATCTTTTGGGTCTTCCGGTCATCAATATCCGCCGCGTTCCCCTCAATGATATGCTGAACGCCACGATCAAGCGTGTTGTGGATATTTTTGGGGCAGTTGTGGCGTTGGTGCTGTTTTCGCCGTTCATGGTCCTGACAGCTGTCATTATCAAGCTGACGTCACCGGGGCCGCTTATCTATAAACAGGAGCGGGTCGGGCTTCACAACCGGCCGTTTAAGATGTACAAATTCCGCTCCATGGAAGTCCAGGAGCCGCATAAGGAAAAAGGTCAGTGGACCACTCCGAATGATCCGCGGGTGACTCCGATCGGGAAATTCATCCGCAGGACAAGTATTGATGAAATGCCCCAGCTCTTTAATGTGCTGGTGGGCGATATGAGCCTGGTGGGGCCCAGGCCGGAGCGTCCGTTTTTTGTGGAGCGTTTTAAAGAAGAGATCCCCAGATATATGATCAAGCATCAGGTGCGTCCGGGCATGACCGGATGGGCGCAGGTCAATGGCTACCGCGGAGATACTTCAATTACAAAGCGGATTGAGCATGACCTGTATTATATCGAAAACTGGACTTTGGGATTTGATTTTAAGATTTTGTTTTTGACATTTTTCAAAGGTTTTATAAATAAAAATGCGTATTGA
- a CDS encoding glycosyltransferase family 2 protein — protein sequence MKKATIIIPNYNGLQFMEPCMKALEKQTCPDFELLVVDNGSTDGSVEWLKEHDIPSIFLPENTGFSGAVNVGIRASSTPYVILLNNDTEPEPEYVEQLVRAIEASTRIFSVSPKMIQLHHRDLMDDAGDMYSIMGWAYQRGVGQEVERYDRPCHIFSSCAGAAIYRREIFEEIGYFDEMHFAYLEDIDVGYRAKIAGYYNRYCPQAVVYHVGSGTSGSKYNPFKVKLAARNNVYLNYKNMPFFQLLVNSLPICMGILGKYFFFKKLGFEKDYLEGVREGILTAHKSKKVPYKKECLGNYLAIEWELIYGAALYIYEFSRRQVRKAAAGCRK from the coding sequence AACAGACCTGCCCTGATTTTGAACTTCTGGTGGTGGACAACGGTTCTACTGACGGAAGCGTGGAATGGCTGAAGGAGCATGATATCCCGTCCATATTTTTGCCGGAGAACACCGGATTTTCCGGTGCGGTGAATGTGGGGATCCGGGCCAGCAGCACTCCATATGTGATCCTTCTCAACAATGATACGGAGCCGGAGCCGGAATATGTGGAACAGCTTGTAAGGGCGATCGAGGCTTCCACGCGGATTTTCTCGGTCAGCCCGAAGATGATCCAGCTCCACCACAGGGATCTGATGGACGACGCGGGGGATATGTACAGCATTATGGGCTGGGCTTATCAGCGGGGCGTGGGACAGGAGGTGGAGCGGTATGACCGTCCCTGCCATATTTTTTCCTCCTGCGCGGGAGCGGCCATTTACCGGAGAGAGATCTTTGAGGAGATCGGATATTTTGATGAAATGCATTTTGCCTATCTGGAAGACATCGATGTGGGATACCGGGCCAAGATTGCGGGATACTATAACCGATACTGTCCGCAGGCGGTGGTATACCATGTGGGCAGCGGCACCAGCGGCTCCAAGTACAATCCGTTCAAGGTGAAGCTGGCGGCCCGGAACAACGTCTACTTAAACTACAAGAACATGCCGTTTTTCCAGCTTTTGGTTAACAGCCTGCCCATCTGCATGGGAATCCTTGGGAAATATTTTTTCTTTAAAAAGCTGGGGTTTGAAAAGGACTACTTAGAGGGCGTCAGGGAAGGGATCCTGACGGCACACAAATCGAAAAAGGTACCTTACAAAAAAGAGTGCCTTGGCAATTACCTGGCGATCGAGTGGGAGCTGATCTACGGCGCGGCCCTCTATATCTACGAATTTTCACGGCGGCAGGTGCGCAAAGCGGCAGCCGGATGTAGGAAATAA